Proteins encoded together in one Kingella oralis window:
- the hemC gene encoding hydroxymethylbilane synthase has product MSHPLIPQTLTIASRESALAMWQARHIQAQLQSLYPQCQIHIIGMTTQGDQILDKTLSKIGGKGLFIKELETALQENRADLAVHSIKDVPMDLPQGFTLAAIGERANPFDAFVSNRYTRLEELPHGAIVGTSSLRREAQLRARFPHLTIRPLRGNVQTRLAKLDNGDYDAIILAAAGLERLELHERIRAVLPPADSLPAAGQGALGIEIAAHRTDLIDVLLPLNHAKTAACVTAERALARALGGSCQVPLAAYCTADDHGLLTLSGLVGHPDGSVILTAQAQAPAAYADALGRAVAKKLADDGAQELIAAVLGAAG; this is encoded by the coding sequence AGCGCACTCGCCATGTGGCAAGCCCGCCATATCCAAGCCCAACTGCAAAGCCTGTATCCGCAATGCCAAATCCACATCATCGGCATGACCACGCAAGGTGACCAGATTTTAGACAAAACCCTATCCAAAATCGGCGGAAAAGGCTTGTTTATCAAAGAATTGGAAACCGCGCTGCAAGAGAACCGCGCCGATTTGGCGGTGCATTCTATTAAAGACGTGCCGATGGATTTGCCGCAAGGCTTTACGCTGGCGGCGATTGGCGAACGCGCCAACCCGTTTGACGCATTCGTTTCCAACCGCTACACGCGGCTGGAAGAGCTGCCACACGGCGCAATCGTCGGCACATCCAGCCTGCGCCGCGAAGCGCAACTGCGCGCCCGCTTCCCGCATCTCACCATCCGCCCGCTGCGCGGTAACGTGCAAACCCGCCTCGCCAAGCTGGATAACGGCGACTACGACGCCATCATCCTTGCCGCCGCAGGGCTGGAACGGCTGGAACTGCACGAGCGCATCCGAGCTGTGCTGCCCCCCGCCGACAGCCTGCCCGCCGCAGGGCAAGGCGCGCTGGGCATAGAAATCGCCGCGCACCGCACCGATTTGATTGACGTGTTGCTGCCGCTCAACCATGCCAAAACCGCCGCCTGCGTAACCGCCGAACGCGCCCTTGCCCGCGCCTTGGGCGGCAGCTGCCAAGTGCCGCTCGCCGCCTATTGCACGGCAGACGACCACGGCTTGCTCACGCTCAGCGGCTTGGTGGGGCATCCCGACGGCTCGGTGATTCTGACCGCGCAAGCGCAAGCCCCCGCCGCATACGCCGACGCGCTCGGTCGCGCCGTTGCCAAAAAGCTGGCGGATGACGGCGCGCAAGAATTGATTGCGGCGGTGCTGGGCGCAGCGGGCTAA